A region from the Sphingomonas sp. S2-65 genome encodes:
- a CDS encoding cob(I)yrinic acid a,c-diamide adenosyltransferase, with protein MVKLNKIYTRTGDDGTTGLADGARISKADPLMAAIGDVDEANSAIGVARGALGAGPMDDMLARIQNDLFDLGADLATPVGIEGALRIVPAQIRWLEDQIDRLNAALDPLTSFVLPAGEPGAAAVHLARAITRRAERAAVSAQAGDQPRAYLNRLSDLLFVAARAVNRIGGGDVLWVPGASR; from the coding sequence ATGGTCAAGCTCAACAAGATCTACACCCGCACCGGCGACGACGGCACCACCGGCCTCGCCGACGGAGCGCGCATCTCCAAGGCCGATCCGCTCATGGCCGCGATCGGCGACGTGGATGAGGCGAACAGCGCGATCGGCGTTGCCCGCGGGGCGCTAGGCGCCGGGCCGATGGACGACATGCTCGCCCGCATCCAGAACGACTTGTTCGATCTCGGCGCCGATCTCGCCACGCCGGTCGGGATCGAAGGCGCACTCCGCATCGTGCCCGCCCAGATACGCTGGCTCGAGGACCAGATCGATCGGCTCAACGCCGCGCTCGACCCGCTCACCAGCTTCGTCCTTCCCGCCGGCGAACCCGGCGCCGCTGCGGTGCATCTCGCCCGCGCGATCACGCGCCGCGCCGAACGCGCCGCCGTCTCCGCGCAAGCCGGCGACCAGCCGCGCGCCTATCTCAACCGCCTGTCCGACCTGTTGTTCGTCGCCGCGCGCGCAGTGAACCGAATCGGCGGGGGCGACGTTCTGTGGGTGCCCGGAGCGTCCCGCTAG